A region of the Streptomyces durocortorensis genome:
ACGTGGCGACCAGGCCGCCGTCCAGGAAGGCGGAGGCGGCGACGACGGCCTCGGCGACGAGACCGCCGGAGTTGGCGCGCAGGTCGAGCAGTATCCCGGCCCCCTCGGGTGCGGACCGGACCGCGTCCCGGACCTTGGCCCCGGCGCCCTTGGTGAAGGCGGCGACCTTGATGAGGACCGCCGAGGAGGGCTCCGCGCCCAGCCTCCGTACGGTGACCGCCTCGGTGGTCAGCCGGGCCCGCTCCAGGGTCCTGGTCCAGCTCCGCCCGTCCCGTACGAGCCCGAGCTCCACCCGGCTGCCCGCGGCCGCTCCCGTACCGTCACCGCGGAGTAACGCGACGACCTCGGCGACGGGGCGTCTGTCGATACGGCGGCCGTCCAGGGTGCGCAGCAGGTCACCGGCGCGGATACCGGCCCGGTCGGCGGGGCCGCCGGGCTGGACGCGGGAGACGCTGACGGCCCCGTCGTCCGTCCGTCGGGCGGAGAGCCCGACACCGGTGTACGAGCCGTCCAGGGCCTGCTCGAACTCCTCGTACTCCCGCTGGTCGTACACCGCGCCCCAGCGGTCCCCGCTGCGGCTGACGACCTCCTCGGCGGCGTCCTTCACGGACTTCCCGTCGGCCTGCGCGTCGGCGGCGGCGTCCTCGATCTCGTCGCGGTCGACCGGGGCGACGGTC
Encoded here:
- a CDS encoding S41 family peptidase — encoded protein: MSGCTHRFGPRGLCRGAALTLVFGCVLATAAATGSLPQEPDAAPGPRTRAVSSTVAPVDRDEIEDAAADAQADGKSVKDAAEEVVSRSGDRWGAVYDQREYEEFEQALDGSYTGVGLSARRTDDGAVSVSRVQPGGPADRAGIRAGDLLRTLDGRRIDRRPVAEVVALLRGDGTGAAAGSRVELGLVRDGRSWTRTLERARLTTEAVTVRRLGAEPSSAVLIKVAAFTKGAGAKVRDAVRSAPEGAGILLDLRANSGGLVAEAVVAASAFLDGGLVATYDVRGEQRALHADPGGDTDRPVVVLVDGGTMSAAELLTGALQDRGRAVTVGTPTFGKGSVQMPSKLPGGSVAELTVGHYRTPGGHNVDGRGITPDLVVHGRAQQRAETVLSGLGGGS